CTCTATTTTTTCGACGTTATTTCCTCTCTTATACTAAATTATGTGAAAGATAAGGTtccattaaatccataaaaaaaaaaaattttgaggttaTTAAGCTTGTAATATGAGACAAAAAGGCAAAACATGTGTGAACAAAAGGGTATGTATAGAAAAACACATTGGATCTGCAGATTCATATGTAATGTAATgattgcttcttctttttctcaacTAGGTAAcctgaatatatatattgaaaacatACACACAGGTATTACtgctatatattttaataatatttatctgGATGTGTTTTGGACTCTTGGTTCATTGCATATGCATGGTAAAAAATtaggaaagatgaagaaaaaggGATGGATCAAGTTGGCAAAAAGGTGTGGGGACTGAATTGGGGGGCAGCAACAGCCAGCAGTGTCGCTAGCCTGTGGAAGGCATTTGATGGGTTTTTGGCGATACATATTGAGAACAAGATATGTTTCCATTCCGTTCCATGCAGATCTACAACCCCATCTCTTTGTATCTGCAAAATCTGGCCCTTACACCGCTCATCATTTTCCTTCCCAGTATCTTCCAGGACTGCATATGTTTGTGCAAATCAATCATGCTTTCACCGCTACCTAGCTATGGCCGCCTTTTTGCACTCTTAATTTGTTTAGGGTTCATTATTTTGTACATTTTCTGCTTTGTTTGTTTATCAAAGATTACTTAAAACCCAATctaaacaaaaccctaaatgcataaaatgtaaatgGCTTAATTCAGTgcctttttaataaaaaaaatctatatttagTGGTAGACTCATAGGTCAACTCATAAGAATGTTAACCTAAAAGATGAAAACAGAACAACACAAGCTACAAATCGAGAAAACATAACTGATATGTTGTACTTTCAATCCTTTTGATTTATAACAAacgaaattataaatataaaaatccaaatttaattttgaggtgccaattttatttaaaatataaattcaactgTTTTTTAATGTCTATTACAGACCATGTTCGGGATCATCTCTACCAATAATGTATCTCCAAAACTTATGAGAATGCAATTTTTGCTACATCTATtacttattaatataaatttaactttataaaCCTTAACTTGTTTAGTATCGTTGAaacacttaaaattttgaaactattcaatcattatatataatcaaCATGCTCTCAAGATATGGGGCCAAGCTGACTCCCATGGCATCAATAGTActccaacttttattttttgaaaaaattatgtttgatgCATATATGATAAAAGGATATAAAATGTTCCAAAACCTTAGGCATACGTGAAAAATTTtcgaaaaagaagaagaagaagatataaACTCGTATATATTCGACAGTCGACACCCTCATCCGAAGCAGAATGGTACATTATCTGATAATCATCTATTCACTGCTACAGAGATGCAAGCAAACTTGGCACTGTATATATCAATAAAGCAAACAAATGGAGGTGAGAATTGTTCATGTataccttttttcttcttcttattattatttttgtcttctcagatgaaaaaaatatgatgcAAATGAATGAAGGAAGATAAATTAGTTACTTCATTCGtaattatcaattttctttttaaattaacgAAATATtcactattttttaaaacattaaagtgagccttattaaataaatttttattagtaatttttttttttacaaaaaacaaGTGTTATTCTAAAAATGTTTTAGAGAGGCAAAGTGATGAAAGGTTATTGCAGgtagggttttaatttattttggcaTCATATACTGGTGATGAGCACCATTCAAACCTCTTTTTAGCTTTGTCTTGTTTATCTTGTTTTTTGTTTGGGTGAAATGAATTCACGTGAAGGCCTCTCAAGCCTCTTCTTTAATCCCTCACACATCCTTAGTATATAACTCCCCCTTTAACACTAATATTAACCTCCATTTCCCTATATATCCCCATTCATGGTTCTTGCTTTAATTAATTACTCCACAATTTTCTTTCATCTTAAGATCTTCTTTTGCCAATGACACCGCTCTATGATCTCAACTCACCACCCTCTCCCTTTCCCCTCGAGGATCTAAAACACCACCACCATCTTCAGCTTTTTCTTTCACTCCCCCAACATACTGCTTCTTCTTCATCTGCTCATCATCCTACTTTCTTCAGCAGTACTGATGCTGCTGCCACTCATAAACCTCAAGAACCAAAACCCTATGATCTCAAGGTAATATATAATGTTCTTCATATTTATACATGTTTCtgctttattattaaatgatgatCTTTGattaatatattgatttatgtatgtattttatgtGGATGTAAATGTTTTGAGATTATCTTATCTATGGTTTTTGTAAATATAGGTCAATAATTACGTGAGTCATGATGGAGGAGGTGGATCAAGCGATATTCAACAGGCGATAAGCTCATCGTCATCATTTCTTGAGTCTGCTGCGGTGGATTTATCCTTAAGTAGAAACAGAAAAGATGATGGAGATGATTATGAGAGTGTAAGTGATCGTAATAATGGATCATCAGTGGAACTGAAATGGATGTCTTCTAAGATGAGGTTAAcgaaaaagatgatgatgaactcCAATTGCAGTGGTCCTCCTCCATTACCACATAATACAGCAGCAGTGAATGATAGTAAATATCAATATCCGATTCAGGATAGAGATGAAACAAATTATTTCAGTAAAACTAATAACGCCATTAGAGTCTGCTCCGACTGCAACACAACCACAACGCCTCTTTGGAGAAGTGGGCCTCGAGGTCCCAAGGTACGTAAATGCCTATTTACCCTATACTTGCCTTGTTTCACTCTATAAATTATAAACGTGCAAGGTTACTAATATTGAAAACTTGGGGCAGTCTCTTTGCAATGCTTGTGGGATTCGGCAAAGGAAGGCAAGACGAGCACTGGAAGCAGCGGCGGCAAATGGAGAGACTGTTGCAGCATCGATGAAGATTAGGGTACACCACAACAAGAAGGAAATAAAGAAATCACGTACTGTTGGACAATATAAGAAAGAGTTGAAGAGTAAATCAGGCAATACCTgccttcatcatcatcatcacaagAGGAAGCTTTGTTTTAAGGAAATTACTCTAAGTTTGAGCAAGAATTCAGGTTTGCAGCGTGTGTTTCCTCAAGATGTGGAAGACGCTGCAATCCTCCTAATGGAGCTATCTTGTGGCCTTTTTCACACTTGAGATACTTACTaccaatattattattacttattatcatcattttaacGGGTACACGGCGGTTGACGGCATCGTTAGCGAGTTTGCAGGTTATCTTGTGACTTTTTTCACTGATAAATTTTGTAGCTTTTATGACAGAATTGAAGTGTATGTACCCAAgttgtatgaatttataaatggttttttttttttttttctgagaTTGAATCTCAGCATGTTGGGAGAGGTAACTGAGATTCAAAGATGGTGTTGATTAAGTGAAATCAGGCTAGCGGCCCTCCATGTGCTTTACATGGATTTGGAAACGTacaacaaaatttacaaaaggCATACCAAATTGTTAAGAATATCTCAggctattgatttttttaaaccaaattattcTATGAATTACGGAATACAAATCTCCCATTTATTTAACGTCAGCGCAAAGAGAGAGTGGCATGTGCAGTTTTCATTTTGAAGAGagactttttttttgtatagatgagtaaataatattaattcaaagGCATTATAGTGCTATCATTGGAGCAGTATTTTGTTGTTGCTAAGCAAATTTTATAATATCGGtgaaattcttatattattgtGTTATGTAAATGATCATAGGTCATCATGTTTAATTGTGTTGTATGCAAGCTATTACTTGCGGtggaaaataattgaataaagaaaaaaaaaaaccttatcatagattttttttttaatctaacaaAAACTTTTCggtaaatatgagaaaaatatgaaatttttattagtgcAGACTCTGGCATAAACAAATTCTTTCTTAGGGAAATCTTATTTAAcgtgttaatttttttgggtgGGGCATACGTAGCACAAACAAGGGATCagacatttttatttatgaattacgGTAAAAAGTATTATGAAGTTCAGTAGTCAGATTGTTTTTTGTCCTCTTTGattaaaaatgagtaaattagtttttatatattaatttaaagagcaatctagttattttgttaaagattCCATCTATTTCTATAGTTAAAAATGGGCCCCTATACGTCAGAATGAGATGTGGTATGTCATGTTTAACTATTTGATTATTCTATCAACCACGTcaattttaatagtagaaagGATTAGTTTGCTcttcaatataatatataataactaatttgtccattttttaaagtaaaatggacaaaatgcaatctgactcctaatATTGgagcctccatgatacttttacttatgaattgcttcaattttttaaaaatttatatacagACACCATAATCTTAACAACGGATTACTATAGATTTTTGgcataaagataaatttagtccctaatgtttactcattttgtcatttttgtcCTTTTTCTTTGGGTCATTTGGgccctcaacctttaaaatttaatcaaattttttgctttttgacataaaatttgcctaaattgttaaatttttaatgatattgatGTGATAGCTCATGTGGTATTTTACATATACTTCATTGGTAATATGGATAACTTTTCCAAAAGTTTTTATGAATTCTACGTGGCCACATCAatgccattaaaattttaacaattcgGTTAGTTTGTCCCTAAAAAAACAAGcaatttgactaaaatttaaagattgaaAGTCAAAATGATCCCCCCAAAAAAAaggaactaaaatgacaaaataaataaacattaagaactaaatttatctttatgcCTAGACTTTTTATGACAATCtaagtttagattttttaataCTGAAATACTACTAATAGACATAAGGGAAAAAAGCTTTTGATTTGAGCTAATTAttccattaattataatttttttattaatttataagagCTTTGTTGATATGATTTcgatatttaaaacaaattgagTTTATAGGTAAAGGGTGTTCACCCCATTCTCAAGACATGAGATCGATCTATAGGCATAGTCTGTGTGAAAGTTTAATAATACGCGTGGATGTGTAAGTTGAACTAAatattctttacaatttattttaattctatttcaaaaccttttcttttaagcttcgatttttaaaacttttggaCTTCTACACATGTAAAATAAATAGCTAGGAGGTGATGCCgatcaattaagtaaaattttgagtgatttataagaattaaactcttttattttattttaattagagttaaaataattattcaataataatttttataaaaattaatttaacttaaatagagataaatactaataacacatgttgaattctaatttatttttgttatagttgtgtgacccaaattctaagagattgcttgcaagtcaagttaaacaaaatatattttctttctagaagatttagtatttatgagtataatatatttttcatttattagcacaatatatttgactttgattataattaggttttttcaacctataaatagatgtagtcgaaactcctcttgtaatcactcgaattcgacatagtgaattttcttctcctctgctcgtggttttttttcccgaaatggtttccatgtaaaaatctgtgtgttctttatttttatttctcttttctttgtgatatattgtcattaccgacgttctatttttacaaattggtatcagagcttctgggttgttcatctcaaccacggtaatggcgtctttgaaatatgaaatttcgCTGTtagatcgcaacaccagatttacgttgtggcagattaagatgcaagcagttcttgcacagatggatTTGGAGAATGCCctgctagggatagataagatgccttcaacattaaCAGATGAAGAGAAGAATCGTAAGGATCAaaaggcgttaacacaattacatctgcatttgtctaacaaaattttacaggatgtgatgaaggagaagactgtcgctgcattatggaagaggctggaacaaatatgtatgtcgaaaactctaaccagcaagttgcatatgaagcaacatttttatgctcatcgtttgaaGGAAGGTGTGTCtatgcacgaacacttaacagtgtttgaaaaaattctctcaaacttggaggccatggaggttcaataTGATAAgaaagatctagggttgattctactttttttgttgcccccgtcttattcaacctttacaGACATGATTTTATATAGCTGCGAGTCTCTCACAAGTGATgaggtttattattatttgacctcaTATGATAAGATAaaacatcttgtggttaaacccGACTCTAAGGGAGAGGGTCTTATTGTTCGTGGAAGACACGATTGGAATACTGATGATGATCGGGAAGGACACAGAATCTtcgcggtaaatctaagggtagatcgaagtattcaaatagaggtaaaatttgtaacttctgcaagaagaaagtgcacattaaatctgagtgttataagctacagaataagatcaaaagggaggctacgaatcaaaagggaaaacaactagaaaattctggtgaagctgatgttgtagaagactacagcgatggtgaacttctagtcacttctgtcaaatattttaaagtgaGCAAGGAGTAGATCCTTGATTCaggttgcaccttccacatgagtctcAATCAGGATTgatttacaacttacgaaatagtgtttaaaaatgttattttgatgggaaataatgcttcgtgtaaaattgcaagtgttggaacgattaaagttaagatgtttgacggagttgttagaacacttagtgacgtgcgacatgtttcaaaattaaagagaaatttaatttcgttgagtactcttgattcaaaagagTATAGATAtacagctgaaagtggggttttgaagatttccaaaggttccctcgttgtgatgaaagagTAGAGAAAGActgtcaagttatatgttttatagGGTTCTACTGTTAGTAGTGATGCAACTGTtgcttcctcttccttgtcagatgatgatattactaaactatGCGCTTAGGGCATAtaagtgagaatggcatggcagaattgagcaaaagaggacttcttaaTGGGTAAGGAATTTTCAAActaaagttctgtgagcactgtaTTTTggaaagcaaaagagagtttgattcaccagaggaatccataacacgaagggagcgttggagtatattcattctgatctgtgggggccatctagagtgccttcgagaggtggagctaattatatactaaattttattaatgattgtTCAGAAAAGTTTAggcatttttcttgaagtagaAAAGCTGTGTTTtctgcatttaagtcttggaaaactatgattgaaaaacagacaagaaaacaaataaaacacctccgcacagacaatggcttagagttctgttctgatgagtttaatgaacTATGCAAGTCaaaagggatcgtgagacacttgacagttttTCATACTCCACAAAAAAACGGCATTGCAGAACGAATTAACAAAATGATCATGGAGAAAATTTGATGTATGTTGTCGAATGCTAACTTACCGAAGTCATTTTGAgccgaagcagcctctactgcatgttttttgatcaatcgATCTCCATctgttgccattgagaaaaagactccacaagaggtatggtctggtaatcctgctaaCTATTCTGacttaaagatctttgggtgtcctgcgtatgctcatgttaataatggaaaattagaaccgatatccattaaatgtgtttttcttggttataaaacTGGTGTAAAAgagtataagttatggtgtcttgaaaatataaaagttgtgattagcagatatgttgtttttgatgaaactgctatgctacctaacttatctcttaaagactcttccaataaagaaaatcaaaagcaggtggagcatcagattaatccagaatctacaacagagtcagCTCCTCAAGctagtacaaaaattcagaatagagttgcttcttcaccacaatattCTATCGCTAAAAACAGAACTAAAAGAGAAATCAAACCTCtaaagaagtatgccgaggcagatctagttgcttatgctttcaatgtggctgaagatatagatgcaaactaagagccatctaattattctgaggcggttagctGTGAAAActtagaaaagtggatgtttgctatgcaataggagatgaaatcactccacaaaaatagaaaatgggATCTTATGAAACTtactaaaggtaaaaaggttgttcgttgtaaatgggtgcttaaaaagaaaaaaggaactccacgagttgaagaacccagatatgaagcaaggcttgttgcaaaaggttacagtcaaatttCAGGAGtagacttcacagatgtgttttCCCCAATTATGAAGCATAGTtagattcgagctttgcttggtattgtggccatgcatgatttggagcttgagcagttagatgtaaaaactgtatttttgcaTTGAGAACTTAATAAGGATATTTACATGAAACAaacagagggttttacagtctcagaaaaagaggactatgtttgcttgctgaaaaagtccctttacagTTTGAAACAATCACTAAGAcagtggtataagaggtttgattcctttatgacttctcataatttcaaaagaagtagctttgacaattgtgtttactttaagaaaaacagttatggttcttttgtgt
This sequence is a window from Gossypium raimondii isolate GPD5lz chromosome 5, ASM2569854v1, whole genome shotgun sequence. Protein-coding genes within it:
- the LOC105769521 gene encoding GATA transcription factor 21 codes for the protein MTPLYDLNSPPSPFPLEDLKHHHHLQLFLSLPQHTASSSSAHHPTFFSSTDAAATHKPQEPKPYDLKVNNYVSHDGGGGSSDIQQAISSSSSFLESAAVDLSLSRNRKDDGDDYESVSDRNNGSSVELKWMSSKMRLTKKMMMNSNCSGPPPLPHNTAAVNDSKYQYPIQDRDETNYFSKTNNAIRVCSDCNTTTTPLWRSGPRGPKSLCNACGIRQRKARRALEAAAANGETVAASMKIRVHHNKKEIKKSRTVGQYKKELKSKSGNTCLHHHHHKRKLCFKEITLSLSKNSGLQRVFPQDVEDAAILLMELSCGLFHT